From a region of the Tenggerimyces flavus genome:
- a CDS encoding O-acetyl-ADP-ribose deacetylase produces MRLTLIQGDITTQEVDAIVNAANSRMRGGGGVDGAIHAAGGRAILDDCVQRFPHGLPTGQAGWTTAGELPADWVIHVVGPNWNAGQRDPSLLAACYRNALAVADELSAQTMAIPAVSAGIYGWPLEDAARIAVETVRSTPSKVEEARFVLFSKEIHAAFEAAAAE; encoded by the coding sequence ATGCGGCTGACGTTGATCCAGGGCGACATCACCACCCAGGAAGTCGACGCGATCGTCAACGCGGCGAACTCGCGGATGCGTGGGGGAGGTGGTGTCGACGGCGCGATCCATGCCGCGGGCGGGCGCGCGATCCTCGACGACTGCGTGCAGCGGTTCCCGCACGGCCTGCCGACCGGGCAGGCCGGCTGGACGACCGCCGGCGAGCTGCCCGCCGACTGGGTGATCCACGTCGTGGGGCCGAACTGGAACGCCGGTCAGCGCGACCCGTCCCTGCTCGCCGCCTGCTACCGGAACGCGCTCGCCGTCGCCGACGAGCTGAGCGCCCAGACGATGGCGATCCCGGCGGTGTCCGCCGGGATCTACGGCTGGCCACTCGAGGACGCCGCCCGGATTGCGGTCGAGACCGTACGGTCCACGCCTAGCAAGGTGGAAGAAGCCCGGTTCGTCCTGTTCTCGAAGGAGATCCATGCCGCCTTCGAGGCGGCGGCCGCGGAATGA
- a CDS encoding NfeD family protein gives MIWLIVAMALGIAELLSLTLNLALIAAAAIVATLVAAVGLPLGFQVAAFALTGILLVLFVRPIAMKQLKTPPVMRMGISALIGKDALALTEVTHNAGRVRIGGEEWTARSYDPSLVIPAGATVEVLAIEGATALVHPQEEPWMR, from the coding sequence GTGATCTGGCTGATCGTGGCGATGGCGCTCGGAATCGCCGAGCTGCTCTCGCTCACGCTGAACCTCGCCCTGATCGCCGCCGCTGCCATCGTGGCGACGCTGGTCGCCGCGGTCGGGCTGCCGCTGGGCTTCCAGGTCGCGGCGTTCGCGCTCACCGGAATCCTCTTGGTCCTCTTCGTCCGGCCCATCGCGATGAAACAGCTCAAGACGCCGCCCGTGATGCGGATGGGCATCAGCGCGCTGATCGGCAAGGACGCGCTCGCGCTCACCGAGGTCACGCATAACGCGGGCCGGGTCCGGATCGGCGGCGAGGAGTGGACGGCACGCTCGTACGACCCGTCGCTCGTCATCCCGGCCGGCGCCACCGTCGAGGTGCTCGCCATCGAGGGGGCCACCGCGCTCGTCCATCCTCAGGAGGAACCGTGGATGCGCTGA
- a CDS encoding SPFH domain-containing protein, with protein sequence MDALIAGILIAIVAIIVVMRSVRIVPQARAGNVERLGRYVKTLEPGLNIVIPFIDRVRPLIDLREQVVSFQPQPVITEDNLVVHIDTVLYFQVTDPRAAAYEIANYIQAIEQLTVTTLRNVIGGIALESTLTSREHINTTLRGVLDEASGKWGIRVNRVELKAIDPPPSIKDSMEKQMRADREKRAAILTAEGVRQAKILTAEGEKQGAILTAEGDRQAAILRSEGQAKAIDTVFEAIHRNDPDPKLLAYQYLQMLPELAKGPGNTFWVIPSEVTSALSSVSKAFAGEPEGEQPALDGNERRRELPAED encoded by the coding sequence GTGGATGCGCTGATAGCCGGCATTCTGATCGCGATCGTCGCCATCATCGTCGTGATGCGTTCGGTGCGGATCGTGCCGCAGGCAAGGGCGGGCAACGTCGAACGCCTCGGTCGCTACGTCAAGACGCTCGAGCCGGGGCTGAACATCGTGATCCCGTTCATCGACCGGGTCCGGCCGCTGATCGACCTGCGCGAGCAGGTGGTCTCGTTCCAGCCGCAGCCGGTGATCACCGAGGACAACCTCGTCGTCCACATCGACACGGTGCTGTACTTCCAGGTCACCGATCCCCGGGCGGCGGCGTACGAGATCGCCAACTACATCCAGGCGATCGAGCAGCTCACCGTCACCACGCTGCGGAACGTGATCGGCGGCATCGCGCTGGAGAGCACGCTGACCTCACGCGAGCACATCAACACCACGCTGCGCGGCGTCTTGGACGAGGCGTCCGGCAAGTGGGGCATCCGCGTGAATCGCGTTGAACTGAAGGCGATCGACCCGCCGCCGTCGATCAAGGACTCGATGGAGAAGCAGATGCGGGCCGACCGCGAGAAGCGTGCGGCGATCCTCACGGCGGAGGGCGTACGCCAGGCCAAGATCCTCACGGCGGAAGGGGAGAAGCAGGGCGCGATCCTCACCGCGGAAGGCGATCGGCAGGCGGCGATCCTGCGTTCGGAGGGGCAGGCGAAGGCGATCGACACGGTCTTCGAGGCGATCCACCGCAACGATCCGGATCCGAAGCTGCTCGCGTACCAGTACCTGCAGATGCTGCCGGAGCTGGCGAAGGGGCCGGGCAACACGTTCTGGGTGATCCCGAGCGAGGTGACGTCGGCCTTGTCGAGCGTCTCCAAGGCGTTCGCCGGCGAGCCCGAGGGCGAACAGCCGGCTCTCGACGGCAACGAACGCCGGCGCGAGCTGCCCGCGGAGGACTGA
- a CDS encoding NAD-dependent epimerase/dehydratase family protein, translating to MHVFLAGATGVVGRRIVPLLVSAGHQVTGTTRRSEKAALLRDLGATPVVVDAYDREQVFAAVAAARPDVVMDQLTDLTAYDVDANARLRREGTTNLVDAALAAGVRRLVVQSLGWIYEPGAEPAGEDEPLDLDSEGARKSSVQDIVDLERTASAAPEAVLLRYGLFYGPGTWYRPDGLKADEARAGKLVADNDVTSWLHVDDAAAAAVLAVEWPSGPVNLCDDEPAPGTAWVPAFCQAVGAPPPSSSEAERNGWARGESNRYARSLGWTPRYPSWREAFRAWESGR from the coding sequence ATGCATGTGTTCCTCGCCGGTGCGACCGGGGTGGTCGGTCGCCGCATCGTTCCGTTGCTCGTCTCCGCCGGCCACCAGGTGACCGGGACGACCCGCCGTTCGGAGAAGGCCGCGTTGCTGCGCGATCTTGGTGCCACTCCCGTGGTGGTCGACGCGTACGACCGGGAGCAGGTGTTCGCGGCTGTCGCCGCCGCTCGTCCGGACGTCGTCATGGACCAGCTGACCGACCTCACCGCGTACGACGTCGACGCCAACGCCCGGCTACGCCGGGAAGGCACGACCAACCTCGTCGACGCCGCGCTGGCGGCCGGCGTCCGGCGGCTGGTCGTGCAGAGCCTGGGATGGATCTACGAACCGGGCGCCGAGCCCGCGGGCGAGGACGAGCCGCTCGACCTCGACTCCGAGGGGGCTAGGAAGTCCTCGGTGCAGGACATCGTCGACCTCGAGCGGACCGCCTCGGCGGCGCCCGAGGCGGTGTTGCTCCGGTACGGACTGTTCTACGGACCGGGCACCTGGTACCGCCCGGACGGGCTCAAGGCCGACGAGGCCAGGGCGGGCAAGCTGGTCGCGGACAACGATGTGACGAGCTGGCTCCACGTCGACGACGCCGCGGCTGCCGCGGTCCTCGCGGTGGAGTGGCCGTCCGGGCCGGTCAACCTGTGCGACGACGAGCCAGCTCCGGGGACGGCGTGGGTGCCCGCGTTCTGCCAGGCTGTTGGCGCGCCCCCGCCGTCCTCGTCGGAGGCGGAACGGAACGGCTGGGCTCGCGGCGAGTCCAATCGGTACGCGCGGTCGCTGGGCTGGACGCCGCGGTACCCGTCATGGCGAGAGGCGTTCAGGGCTTGGGAATCAGGTCGCTGA
- the pdxR gene encoding MocR-like pyridoxine biosynthesis transcription factor PdxR gives MPRTDLDLHLDVRRGPRVGRALEQALRDAIRDGRLQPGTRLPGTRSLAAELGVARGTVVEAFAQLIAEGWLVGLPGSGTKVASSTAPALVERAAPALIDLRPGRPDLSSFPRSAWSASVRRVLATATPESLDVPDPAGLPELRHVIASYLARTRGVRATADTVLVTAGFAHGLAVLAHTFRRLGLDKAATESPCLSMHRQLLASAGLDLVSMHVDEQGADPAGLADGTRVALLTPSHQHPLGAALSPSRRTAFLDWAKAQQGYVVEDDYDGEFRYDGQLLGAFQAADPDRVIYAGSASKALAPGMRMGWLVLPPRLRQLALDVASDLGASVSAIDQLALADFVERGDYDRQVRRARRAYQRRRTELAERIEAPLIGIDAGLQAVVELESAEAERALVKVAAKAGLRMHGLNSATHWIAPNTHAAALLIGYATPPAHSWRQALDLLSDLIPKP, from the coding sequence ATGCCACGTACCGACCTCGACCTGCACCTCGACGTGCGACGCGGCCCGAGAGTCGGCCGTGCGCTCGAGCAGGCTCTCCGCGACGCGATCCGCGACGGGCGGCTCCAGCCCGGCACGCGCCTTCCGGGTACGCGCAGCCTGGCTGCCGAGCTCGGCGTGGCCCGCGGCACGGTCGTCGAGGCGTTCGCGCAACTGATCGCCGAAGGCTGGCTCGTCGGCCTGCCCGGCTCCGGAACGAAGGTGGCGAGCAGCACCGCGCCGGCGCTGGTCGAACGGGCAGCGCCGGCACTGATCGACCTCCGGCCGGGGCGACCCGACCTCAGCTCGTTCCCGCGGTCGGCCTGGTCCGCCAGCGTTCGGCGCGTCCTCGCGACGGCGACGCCGGAGTCGCTCGACGTCCCCGACCCCGCCGGGCTTCCCGAGCTTCGCCACGTGATCGCCTCGTACCTCGCCCGCACCCGAGGCGTCCGCGCGACAGCCGACACCGTGCTGGTCACCGCGGGCTTCGCGCACGGACTCGCCGTTCTCGCGCACACGTTCCGAAGGCTCGGCCTGGACAAGGCGGCGACCGAAAGCCCTTGCCTGTCGATGCATCGGCAGCTCCTGGCCTCAGCTGGCCTCGACCTCGTGTCGATGCACGTCGACGAGCAAGGGGCCGATCCGGCCGGTCTCGCCGACGGAACCCGAGTCGCACTCCTCACACCCTCACACCAGCACCCGCTCGGCGCCGCGCTCTCACCGAGCAGGCGAACGGCCTTCCTGGACTGGGCGAAAGCCCAGCAGGGGTACGTCGTCGAGGACGACTACGACGGAGAGTTCCGGTACGACGGCCAGCTCCTCGGGGCGTTCCAGGCAGCCGACCCCGACCGCGTGATCTACGCCGGCAGCGCGAGCAAGGCGCTCGCCCCCGGCATGCGCATGGGCTGGCTGGTCCTCCCGCCAAGGTTGCGTCAACTTGCCCTTGACGTCGCCAGTGACCTCGGCGCCTCGGTCTCGGCCATCGACCAGCTGGCGTTGGCCGACTTCGTCGAACGGGGCGACTACGACCGCCAGGTACGGCGTGCGCGCCGGGCGTACCAGCGCAGGCGAACCGAGCTCGCCGAGCGCATCGAGGCGCCACTGATCGGCATCGACGCCGGGCTGCAAGCCGTCGTCGAGCTCGAGTCCGCCGAAGCCGAACGAGCGCTGGTCAAGGTCGCCGCCAAGGCAGGCTTGCGGATGCACGGGCTGAACTCGGCCACGCACTGGATCGCGCCGAACACCCACGCGGCCGCCTTGCTGATCGGCTACGCGACGCCGCCCGCGCACTCCTGGCGGCAGGCGCTGGACCTCCTCAGCGACCTGATTCCCAAGCCCTGA
- a CDS encoding epoxide hydrolase family protein translates to MTTTEIRPFRIEIPQAELDDLHSRLANARWPEQLPGDGWSRGVPVEYLRELAEYWRDGFDWRAQEARLNTFPQFVTTIDGIDVHFLHARSGNPDALPLLLTHGWPNSVVQFVELIPQLTERGFDVVVPHVPGFGFSGKPPETGFGVAQVGRMWAELMRRLGYERYGVQGGDLGVYVSQETAKADPDRVVGVHLDSGVGLPTEDLLPELNEEERGLYDQMQQWASLGVDHHMLLRHYPQTMAFGWNDSPIGLLAWLLQKFHEFTFAVPVPDDAIDRDLLLTNISLYWFTQSAGSSSWLMYNSVKFVWPSGQKAAPTGLYSGPPGIRRLAELQNDISQWSTDNPGSGHFIAMEKPEALAADIATFFDSLA, encoded by the coding sequence ATGACGACGACAGAGATCAGGCCCTTCCGCATCGAGATCCCGCAAGCAGAGTTGGACGATCTGCACTCGAGGCTGGCGAACGCGCGCTGGCCGGAGCAACTGCCCGGCGACGGTTGGAGCCGCGGCGTCCCGGTCGAGTACCTCCGCGAGCTGGCCGAGTACTGGCGCGACGGCTTCGACTGGCGGGCGCAGGAGGCGCGGCTGAACACGTTCCCGCAGTTCGTCACGACGATCGACGGGATCGACGTGCACTTCCTGCACGCCAGGTCCGGAAACCCGGACGCGCTGCCGCTGCTCCTCACGCACGGCTGGCCGAACTCCGTGGTGCAGTTCGTCGAGCTGATCCCGCAGCTGACCGAGCGCGGGTTCGACGTCGTCGTGCCGCACGTTCCCGGGTTCGGCTTCTCCGGCAAGCCGCCGGAGACCGGCTTCGGCGTCGCGCAGGTCGGCCGGATGTGGGCGGAGCTCATGCGCAGGCTGGGCTACGAGCGGTACGGCGTGCAGGGCGGCGACCTCGGCGTGTACGTCTCGCAGGAGACCGCGAAGGCGGACCCCGACCGCGTCGTCGGCGTGCACCTCGACAGCGGCGTCGGCCTGCCGACCGAGGACCTGCTGCCGGAGCTGAACGAGGAGGAGCGCGGCCTGTACGACCAGATGCAGCAGTGGGCCAGCCTGGGCGTCGACCACCACATGTTGCTGAGGCACTACCCGCAGACGATGGCGTTCGGCTGGAACGACTCGCCGATCGGACTGCTGGCGTGGCTGCTGCAGAAGTTCCACGAGTTCACGTTCGCCGTACCCGTGCCGGACGACGCGATCGACCGCGACCTGCTGCTGACGAACATCAGCCTTTACTGGTTCACGCAGAGCGCGGGCTCGTCGTCGTGGTTGATGTACAACAGCGTGAAGTTCGTCTGGCCGAGCGGGCAGAAGGCGGCGCCGACCGGCCTCTACAGCGGGCCGCCCGGGATCCGCCGGCTGGCCGAACTGCAGAACGACATCAGCCAGTGGTCGACCGACAACCCCGGCAGCGGCCACTTCATCGCGATGGAGAAGCCCGAAGCCCTGGCCGCGGACATCGCGACGTTCTTCGACTCACTCGCCTGA
- a CDS encoding helix-turn-helix transcriptional regulator produces the protein MSDPSERLLHLLSLLQTPRDWPGSELARRLSVTTRTVRRDIDRLRGLGYPVEGAMGPEGGYRLVAGTAMPPLLLDDDEAVAIAIGLRIAAGQAIAGIDEVSVRALAKLEQVLPKRLRRRVTTLGAATVPFSLRNDPTVDPELLTQLAALIENSERLRFEHVAADGSHTDRNVEPRSLISQNGQWYLLAYDLDRADWRTFRVDRLRDLRPTGHRVRPRPLPAKDVAEHVRQQAYSRAPVFSAAVTLHAPIAQVARRFGTAEGLTELDAITCRYVSHEDTVEYLAFRLIRLDCEFEVHEPPELVAYLRTISARTQRAAG, from the coding sequence ATGAGCGATCCCTCCGAACGCCTGCTCCACCTGCTGTCGTTGCTCCAGACGCCGCGCGACTGGCCGGGCAGCGAGCTTGCCCGCCGGCTGTCGGTCACGACCCGGACAGTGCGGCGCGACATCGACCGGCTGCGCGGGCTCGGCTACCCGGTCGAGGGCGCGATGGGACCCGAGGGCGGCTACCGGCTCGTCGCCGGAACGGCCATGCCGCCGCTGCTCCTGGACGACGACGAGGCGGTCGCGATCGCGATCGGTCTCCGGATCGCCGCCGGCCAGGCCATCGCCGGCATCGACGAGGTGTCCGTCCGCGCGCTGGCGAAACTCGAACAGGTGTTGCCGAAACGGCTACGCCGCCGAGTCACTACCTTGGGAGCGGCGACCGTCCCGTTCTCGCTGCGGAACGACCCGACCGTCGACCCCGAGCTGCTGACCCAGCTCGCCGCGCTGATCGAGAACAGCGAACGCCTGCGCTTCGAGCACGTCGCCGCCGACGGCTCGCACACCGACCGGAACGTCGAGCCGCGCAGCCTGATCTCGCAGAACGGGCAGTGGTACCTGCTCGCGTACGACCTCGATCGCGCGGACTGGCGCACGTTCCGCGTCGACCGGCTCCGCGATCTGCGCCCGACCGGTCACCGCGTCCGTCCGCGGCCGCTGCCGGCGAAGGACGTCGCCGAGCACGTCCGGCAGCAGGCGTACTCGCGGGCGCCGGTCTTCTCGGCCGCCGTGACCCTGCACGCACCGATCGCCCAGGTGGCAAGGCGATTCGGGACGGCAGAGGGACTCACCGAGCTGGACGCGATCACCTGTCGGTACGTCAGTCACGAGGACACCGTCGAGTACCTCGCGTTCCGGCTGATCCGGCTCGACTGCGAGTTCGAGGTGCACGAACCGCCCGAGCTGGTCGCCTACCTCCGCACCATCAGTGCCCGGACACAACGCGCCGCCGGCTAG
- a CDS encoding response regulator — MIRVLLIDDQALLRGGLALIIDSADDMVVVGEGGDGSEVMELVAQTSPDVVLMDIRMPDVDGVEATRLVRAAGPEAPKVLVLTTFDLDEYVYSALRAGASGFVLKDILASDLLVAIRAVAGGDAIVAPAVTRRLIERHIGAPDDVVPNVDVALRELTERECEVLELIARGLSNSEIASTLNLTEGTVKGYVNRILAKLRLRDRVQAVVLAYECGLVRAGAA; from the coding sequence GTGATCCGCGTGCTGCTCATCGACGACCAAGCCCTGTTGCGCGGAGGGCTGGCGTTGATCATCGACAGTGCCGACGACATGGTCGTCGTGGGAGAGGGCGGCGACGGCTCGGAGGTGATGGAGCTGGTCGCGCAGACCTCGCCGGACGTCGTACTGATGGACATCCGGATGCCCGACGTCGACGGAGTCGAGGCGACGCGGCTGGTCCGTGCCGCGGGGCCGGAGGCGCCGAAGGTCCTCGTCCTTACCACGTTCGACCTGGACGAGTACGTCTACTCGGCCCTGCGTGCGGGGGCGAGCGGATTCGTCCTCAAGGACATCCTGGCCTCGGACCTGCTCGTCGCCATCCGAGCGGTGGCCGGGGGCGACGCGATCGTCGCGCCGGCGGTGACTCGACGGCTGATCGAGCGGCACATCGGGGCACCGGATGACGTGGTGCCGAACGTCGACGTGGCGCTGCGCGAGCTGACCGAGCGCGAATGCGAGGTGCTCGAGCTGATCGCCCGCGGGCTGTCCAACTCCGAGATCGCCAGCACGCTCAACCTGACCGAAGGGACGGTGAAGGGATATGTGAACAGGATTCTGGCCAAGCTCCGGCTGCGCGACCGCGTGCAGGCCGTCGTTCTGGCGTACGAGTGCGGCCTGGTCCGCGCCGGAGCGGCCTAG
- a CDS encoding sensor histidine kinase, producing MNTVVAHLTSVVRRPFVQDAGLAALLLVASIVMSDTDAAPTLLDPRIGLQPVGSLLWWVLAGAGIASVLVRRRWPEPALACATVAALVQMAVAMGPMPANVAVPLILFTIAAGRSRTFSLWILAAMMLVVLAWSVYVTFDGRRDGWLIVEPFTDGRAAPAVRPEPPVLPELPVPPEPPEPPVPPVPPEPDPSVSRGPTDWGGIPILAPVLVAAWAIGWSVQSRRAYLDELKARARDLERERDQQGALAAAAERTRITRELHDVVAHGLSVIVMQAQGGVAAFEKRPQATLSALNTIVETGRASLADMRQVLAAVGPVDGSRHPVPGLAQLPKLVEQVRKAGTPVLLHLEGEPDVLPITVDLAAYRIVQEALTNAMKHAGPGARVQVTIEYGKDALTVEVNDNGAGDAVADGAGNGLRGMRERVETLRGELFAGPVEGKGFSVRARLPLGTEATL from the coding sequence GTGAACACAGTCGTCGCCCACCTGACCAGCGTGGTCCGCAGGCCGTTCGTCCAGGACGCAGGCCTCGCCGCGCTGCTTCTCGTGGCGTCGATCGTGATGAGCGACACCGATGCGGCACCGACGTTGCTGGACCCGCGGATCGGGCTGCAACCCGTCGGATCCCTGCTGTGGTGGGTGTTGGCGGGTGCGGGCATCGCCTCCGTGCTCGTGCGGCGGCGCTGGCCCGAGCCAGCGCTGGCGTGCGCGACGGTGGCGGCACTCGTGCAGATGGCGGTCGCGATGGGTCCGATGCCGGCGAACGTGGCCGTGCCGCTGATCCTCTTCACGATCGCCGCAGGGAGGTCGCGCACGTTCTCCCTGTGGATACTCGCAGCGATGATGCTCGTCGTTCTGGCATGGTCTGTGTACGTCACGTTCGACGGACGAAGAGATGGCTGGCTGATCGTCGAGCCGTTCACCGACGGTCGGGCGGCGCCAGCGGTGCGGCCCGAGCCGCCGGTGCTTCCCGAACTACCGGTGCCACCGGAGCCACCGGAGCCGCCGGTGCCACCGGTACCGCCGGAGCCGGACCCGTCGGTCTCGCGCGGACCGACGGACTGGGGCGGGATCCCGATCCTCGCCCCGGTGCTGGTCGCCGCCTGGGCGATCGGCTGGAGCGTACAGAGCCGTCGTGCGTACCTGGACGAGCTCAAGGCGCGGGCACGCGACCTGGAGCGCGAACGTGACCAGCAGGGCGCGCTCGCGGCCGCGGCCGAACGGACGCGGATCACCCGCGAGCTGCACGACGTGGTCGCGCACGGGTTGTCGGTGATCGTGATGCAGGCGCAGGGAGGCGTGGCGGCGTTCGAGAAACGCCCGCAGGCGACGCTCTCCGCGCTGAACACGATCGTGGAGACCGGGCGCGCCTCGCTCGCCGACATGCGCCAGGTGCTGGCGGCGGTCGGGCCGGTGGACGGCTCGCGTCATCCGGTTCCCGGACTGGCGCAGCTGCCCAAGCTGGTCGAGCAGGTGCGGAAGGCAGGCACGCCGGTCTTGCTGCACCTCGAGGGCGAGCCGGACGTCCTTCCGATCACCGTCGACCTGGCGGCGTACCGGATTGTGCAAGAGGCATTGACGAACGCGATGAAACACGCTGGTCCCGGAGCGCGGGTGCAGGTGACGATCGAGTACGGAAAGGACGCCTTGACAGTGGAGGTGAACGACAACGGCGCCGGAGACGCCGTCGCCGATGGCGCGGGCAACGGCCTGCGTGGGATGCGCGAGCGCGTCGAGACGCTGCGCGGAGAGCTCTTCGCGGGACCTGTCGAGGGCAAGGGGTTCTCGGTGCGGGCTCGGCTCCCCCTGGGAACGGAGGCCACGCTGTGA
- a CDS encoding alpha/beta fold hydrolase translates to MRRHSLAAAAALMAVAGPMVIAAPAFATAPPASVTWTKCPAYSDEVLEFLGLPPADRPAFHELWARAECGTVAVPLDYRKPRGRTITVAITRLKATDQKRQLGSMALNPGGPGGAGYLLPIQFGLRPGTAKLNERYDLIGFDPRGVGYSTQVDCEPADGPPPTSPITKRQAKQQYAELVRASRACAAKDPAFLSQITTGNIARDLDRVRAGLGERKLNYYGVSWGSWLGPVYRSLFPSKTGRMWVDSVAIPDPRMDRFEAERAMATHRSFTRFAAWIARFDDTYHLGRTGRQVEATLAAMRADFEANPRQFTDLPFPIGGFEIGLTAGVPSVDWTLFARALADLRTWTGTTAPESLKRLIGGPGPGGEPPAGLPELFNETAGQAIFCNGDGGRRDFESAWKAYQDRLRRYPVTGVTSHYLPPCAGWSLPVERIRLHHGGGSLVLSGHRWETPSVFEWTAEMHDAVGGKVVTIDDDVHGSVLDSADCLARVARFFETGSVGARTCEGIPVPTGPDDLPGPQAFGTQSRSGLHP, encoded by the coding sequence ATGAGACGACATTCGCTCGCTGCGGCAGCCGCCCTGATGGCGGTCGCCGGCCCGATGGTGATCGCGGCACCCGCGTTCGCCACCGCGCCGCCTGCCTCTGTCACCTGGACGAAGTGTCCGGCGTACTCCGACGAGGTGTTGGAGTTCCTCGGCCTCCCACCCGCCGACCGACCGGCCTTCCACGAGCTCTGGGCGCGCGCGGAGTGCGGAACGGTCGCCGTTCCGCTCGACTACCGGAAGCCGCGCGGCCGGACGATCACGGTCGCGATCACGCGGCTGAAGGCGACCGACCAGAAGCGCCAGCTCGGCAGCATGGCGCTCAACCCGGGCGGACCTGGCGGCGCGGGCTACCTGTTGCCGATCCAGTTCGGGCTGCGCCCGGGCACCGCGAAGCTCAACGAGCGTTACGACCTGATCGGCTTCGACCCGCGCGGCGTCGGCTACAGCACCCAGGTCGACTGCGAGCCGGCCGACGGGCCTCCTCCGACATCGCCGATCACCAAGCGGCAGGCGAAGCAGCAGTACGCCGAGCTGGTCCGCGCGAGTCGCGCGTGCGCGGCGAAGGATCCCGCGTTCCTCAGCCAGATCACGACCGGCAACATCGCCCGCGACCTCGACCGGGTTCGCGCCGGGCTGGGCGAGCGCAAGCTGAACTACTACGGGGTGTCCTGGGGCAGCTGGCTCGGCCCGGTCTACCGGAGCCTGTTCCCGAGCAAGACCGGCCGGATGTGGGTGGACAGCGTCGCCATCCCGGACCCGCGGATGGACCGGTTCGAGGCCGAACGCGCGATGGCCACGCACCGGAGCTTCACCCGGTTCGCGGCGTGGATCGCGCGGTTCGACGACACGTACCACCTCGGTCGCACGGGGCGGCAGGTCGAGGCCACGCTGGCCGCGATGCGCGCGGACTTCGAGGCGAACCCTCGGCAGTTCACCGATCTACCGTTCCCCATCGGCGGCTTCGAGATCGGGCTGACCGCGGGCGTGCCGTCCGTCGACTGGACGCTTTTCGCGCGTGCGTTGGCAGATCTGCGCACCTGGACGGGCACGACCGCGCCGGAGTCGCTGAAGCGGCTGATCGGCGGGCCGGGTCCGGGCGGCGAGCCGCCCGCGGGCTTGCCGGAGCTGTTCAACGAGACGGCAGGGCAGGCGATCTTCTGCAACGGCGACGGCGGCCGCCGTGACTTCGAGTCCGCGTGGAAGGCGTACCAGGACAGGCTGCGCCGCTACCCGGTCACAGGCGTGACCAGCCACTACCTGCCGCCGTGCGCGGGCTGGTCGCTCCCCGTGGAACGCATCCGCCTGCACCACGGCGGCGGCTCGCTCGTTCTGTCGGGGCACCGGTGGGAGACGCCATCGGTGTTCGAGTGGACTGCCGAGATGCACGACGCCGTCGGCGGCAAGGTGGTCACCATCGACGACGACGTCCACGGCTCGGTGCTGGACTCCGCCGACTGCCTCGCCCGGGTGGCGCGGTTCTTCGAGACAGGCTCGGTGGGCGCGAGGACCTGCGAGGGCATCCCGGTGCCTACGGGTCCGGACGACCTGCCCGGGCCGCAGGCATTCGGAACGCAGTCCCGGTCAGGCCTTCACCCGTAG
- a CDS encoding alanyl-tRNA editing protein: MDDTAATDQHGRTTRLELTDQALRDWNATVLHASAEDGIVLDRSAFYPGGGGQPPDEGVLLWGGVRTRIVGARKGDDLHLIPHDDDPLPPVGTSVEATLDDERRTALMRTHSGLHVLCGVVFRDYGALVTGGNMTPLEARMDFNIEAVPEGFKEHVTAAINAEVAADRAIEVRSLPRAEAFAIPDIIRTATNLVPETVEVVRLVDIKGLDVQADGGTHVASTKWIGELEIAKIENKGRGFRRVRLRVKA; this comes from the coding sequence ATGGACGACACCGCCGCCACCGACCAACACGGGCGGACCACCCGACTCGAACTCACCGACCAAGCCCTGCGCGACTGGAACGCCACGGTCCTGCACGCCTCCGCCGAGGACGGCATCGTGCTCGACCGTTCCGCCTTCTATCCCGGCGGCGGTGGTCAACCGCCGGACGAGGGCGTGCTGCTGTGGGGCGGGGTACGGACCCGGATCGTCGGCGCCCGCAAGGGCGACGACCTCCACCTGATCCCGCACGACGACGACCCCCTCCCTCCGGTCGGCACGAGCGTCGAAGCCACGCTCGACGACGAACGCCGTACCGCGTTGATGCGTACGCACTCCGGCCTGCACGTGCTGTGCGGGGTGGTGTTCCGCGACTACGGCGCACTCGTGACGGGCGGCAACATGACGCCGCTCGAGGCGCGGATGGACTTCAACATCGAGGCGGTTCCCGAGGGCTTCAAGGAGCACGTGACCGCCGCGATCAACGCCGAGGTGGCCGCGGACCGGGCGATCGAGGTCCGCAGCCTGCCCCGCGCCGAGGCGTTCGCGATCCCCGACATCATCCGCACCGCGACCAACCTCGTACCGGAGACCGTCGAGGTCGTCCGGCTCGTCGACATCAAGGGCCTCGACGTCCAGGCCGACGGCGGAACCCACGTCGCCTCGACCAAGTGGATCGGCGAGTTGGAGATCGCCAAGATCGAGAACAAGGGACGTGGGTTCCGCCGCGTCCGGCTACGGGTGAAGGCCTGA